A window of Eubacteriaceae bacterium ES3 contains these coding sequences:
- a CDS encoding ABC transporter substrate-binding protein, producing the protein MKKRIISMLLAAMLILSVSVFAGCSSSTSSDEVIKIGFIGPMSGDAAIYGTSASEGAQLAINEINEAGGIDGKTVELVAYDSKADQTEAINAYNRLRDQDEVVAVIGGTLSGETLAMKDLMVADNMPVLSPTATAVDVTVDAPNIFRACFLDDYQGKAAANFASNDLGATTAALMVGTGNPYSEGVSAAFEEVFTANGGTIVGSESYGTTDKDFSAQLTKIKELNPEIVFVPDYVQTVGPILQKASEMGITATFMGADGWDGIQEEYADAAQDNFFTNHYAADSPSELVQSFITAYQDEYGSVPNSFAALGYDAVYVMTQAISAAGSTEADAIITALSETENEGVTGTLKFDENGDPLDKEVTIIRVDQGELKFETQVVN; encoded by the coding sequence ATGAAAAAAAGAATTATCAGTATGCTTCTTGCTGCAATGTTGATCCTATCGGTATCAGTATTTGCAGGATGCTCTTCATCTACCTCAAGTGATGAAGTGATTAAAATTGGTTTCATCGGACCAATGTCCGGAGATGCTGCCATTTATGGAACATCTGCGTCAGAAGGTGCTCAACTGGCGATTAATGAAATTAATGAAGCGGGTGGAATTGATGGAAAAACTGTTGAACTGGTAGCTTATGATTCAAAAGCTGACCAAACAGAAGCGATCAATGCTTACAACCGTTTAAGAGATCAGGATGAAGTGGTTGCCGTTATCGGTGGAACACTTAGTGGCGAAACTCTGGCCATGAAAGATTTAATGGTTGCAGATAATATGCCAGTTTTATCACCAACTGCTACAGCTGTTGATGTTACTGTTGATGCTCCAAATATCTTTAGAGCTTGTTTCCTTGATGATTATCAGGGTAAAGCCGCAGCTAACTTCGCTTCTAATGATTTGGGTGCAACTACTGCAGCATTAATGGTAGGAACAGGAAACCCTTACTCAGAAGGCGTTAGCGCAGCTTTTGAAGAAGTCTTTACTGCTAATGGCGGTACAATTGTTGGGTCTGAATCTTATGGTACTACTGACAAAGATTTCAGTGCTCAGTTAACTAAGATTAAAGAGCTGAATCCAGAAATTGTATTTGTTCCTGATTATGTTCAGACTGTTGGTCCAATCCTTCAGAAAGCTTCAGAAATGGGTATTACTGCTACATTCATGGGAGCTGACGGATGGGATGGTATCCAGGAAGAATATGCTGACGCAGCACAGGATAACTTCTTTACCAATCACTACGCAGCTGATTCACCATCTGAACTGGTACAAAGCTTTATTACCGCATATCAGGATGAGTATGGTTCAGTACCAAATTCATTTGCTGCTTTAGGATATGATGCTGTCTATGTTATGACTCAGGCAATCAGCGCTGCTGGTTCAACTGAAGCAGATGCAATCATCACAGCATTGTCAGAAACTGAAAATGAAGGTGTAACAGGAACTCTTAAATTTGATGAAAACGGAGATCCATTAGACAAGGAAGTTACTATTATTCGCGTTGATCAGGGCGAACTGAAGTTTGAGACTCAGGTTGTCAATTAA
- the nth gene encoding endonuclease III, producing the protein MTTKRLNAVIATLESLYGDAGCGLNFTSPFELLVATILSAQCTDVRVNIVTEELYKKYNTPEKILSLGEAELQKKIRTCGLANTKAKNIILTCQKLLEEFGGDVPQSMNELTSLPGVGRKTANVVMSNAFGIPAIAVDTHVFRVARRIGLAQGESVLAVEKELRALLPQEVWSNAHHWLIWHGRICCTARKPKCSACELNEFCSYEQKEMI; encoded by the coding sequence TTGACAACTAAAAGATTAAACGCAGTGATAGCCACATTGGAAAGTCTCTACGGGGATGCCGGATGTGGCTTGAACTTTACTAGCCCCTTTGAGTTGCTGGTAGCTACCATCCTGTCAGCACAATGTACAGATGTTCGGGTCAACATTGTCACGGAAGAACTCTATAAAAAATATAATACTCCCGAAAAAATACTTTCACTGGGAGAAGCAGAACTGCAAAAGAAAATTCGCACCTGTGGTCTGGCCAATACCAAAGCAAAAAATATTATTTTAACCTGTCAGAAACTACTTGAAGAGTTTGGCGGGGATGTGCCGCAGTCGATGAATGAATTAACTTCCCTTCCCGGTGTTGGTCGTAAAACGGCTAATGTTGTTATGAGCAATGCTTTCGGAATACCGGCAATCGCGGTTGATACCCATGTTTTTAGAGTAGCCAGGAGAATTGGTCTGGCTCAAGGGGAGAGTGTCTTAGCCGTTGAAAAGGAACTCAGAGCATTACTGCCCCAGGAAGTCTGGTCAAACGCCCATCATTGGCTGATCTGGCATGGCAGAATATGCTGTACAGCTAGAAAACCCAAATGTTCTGCTTGTGAATTAAACGAATTTTGCAGCTACGAGCAGAAAGAAATGATCTGA
- a CDS encoding cupin domain-containing protein, protein MIFKKEMLKKEVRSNMRGGSGEVALTHLADEMILGKNCRLFSKTLLKPGDSIGDHPHHGEKEIYVFLKGQGLVTDDDKEVAVFPGDVMVTPDGHSHSVLNTGDEDLEFIALILKDSIDN, encoded by the coding sequence ATGATTTTCAAAAAAGAGATGTTAAAGAAGGAAGTCAGAAGCAATATGCGGGGCGGCAGTGGTGAGGTCGCACTGACTCATCTTGCTGATGAAATGATACTGGGGAAGAACTGCAGATTGTTTTCAAAGACTTTGTTAAAGCCAGGTGATTCAATTGGAGACCATCCCCATCATGGCGAGAAAGAAATTTATGTTTTTCTAAAAGGTCAGGGTCTCGTGACTGATGATGACAAAGAAGTCGCTGTTTTTCCGGGTGATGTGATGGTAACACCGGACGGACATAGCCATAGTGTTTTAAACACTGGCGACGAGGATCTTGAGTTTATCGCCTTAATTCTTAAGGACAGCATTGACAACTAA
- a CDS encoding transglycosylase domain-containing protein produces the protein MSVKEKKGIKRKKKKRHILVTILLVLLVLALVGGGFMYSIYAANRMDISGYEYTAKDKTYVYSADNAVIAELYIKNRTNVTIDQIPIQLQQALVAVEDSRFYSHSGIDPIGIVRAFFSNVASSGISSGASTITQQLARTLFLPDIASEQTFQDSLMRKLKEISIALQLEEMYTKDQILEMFFNETYFGSSAYGIEEAARTYFNKSVSEVDLAEAAMLAGLPQAPSAYAPNSDFEAAKARQLQVLERMVDQGYISQEEADAAYAEELVIRDPETINNDDQIVDGYEAFVNMALQEYAENQAPSVMQQRGISEDDAISYIRETIASGGYNIHTTINTNMQGDAINSLQVGLEDYGLTDDETGAVVTIDLDGAVKAYYGGNTQIDMANTPRQPGSNIKPLYYAAGIDKGLIGPNTLIADTKTTFYGSYTPNNYDHGYHGNVTVRQALINSYNIPAVKVFDKVGIDSAITFMEQMGISTFVDTDYNLATALGGMTYGIKPYEMAAAFNCLNNGGVYNEPYFTSSIETVAGEVIYSKDTAGLVTRKVMSDTTATTMMDILEDVVNYGTGSAAAQIYTTAGKTGTTHDNKDLWFTGVTGNLSTTIWLGSPANTVLSGGSYIAAGIYGNYMGMVIDQDLLTTTEMTRTSNEGSVTNVTSIGSGVTVTEDKEEEKTEETPTDENTDTETPTDTEEDVDVTPVEPEVPTEPETPVEPEEPVEPEEPTDTGDATTDTDTPITEPETPVSE, from the coding sequence ATGAGCGTTAAGGAAAAAAAAGGAATTAAAAGAAAAAAGAAGAAAAGACATATTCTGGTCACCATATTGCTTGTCTTATTGGTACTGGCATTAGTCGGTGGCGGTTTCATGTATTCAATTTACGCAGCGAACCGGATGGATATTTCGGGATACGAATATACTGCAAAAGATAAGACTTATGTTTATAGTGCTGACAATGCAGTAATAGCGGAACTGTATATTAAAAACAGAACCAATGTTACCATTGATCAGATTCCGATTCAATTGCAGCAGGCGCTGGTCGCTGTCGAGGATTCGCGATTCTATTCCCATTCGGGAATTGACCCAATTGGGATAGTGCGTGCCTTTTTCTCGAATGTAGCCAGCAGTGGGATTAGTTCAGGAGCTAGTACTATCACTCAGCAGCTGGCAAGAACCCTGTTTTTACCAGACATAGCTTCCGAGCAGACATTTCAGGATTCGCTGATGAGAAAGTTAAAAGAGATTTCTATTGCCCTCCAATTGGAAGAGATGTATACAAAAGACCAGATTCTGGAGATGTTCTTTAACGAAACATATTTCGGATCGAGTGCCTATGGAATAGAAGAAGCAGCCAGAACATATTTTAATAAGAGTGTTTCGGAAGTTGATCTGGCAGAAGCAGCTATGCTGGCTGGCCTACCCCAGGCACCAAGTGCTTATGCACCTAACTCTGATTTTGAGGCTGCCAAAGCGCGACAGCTTCAGGTACTCGAACGGATGGTGGATCAGGGATATATTAGTCAGGAAGAGGCCGATGCGGCATACGCCGAGGAACTGGTCATCAGGGACCCGGAGACGATTAACAATGACGACCAGATTGTGGATGGCTATGAAGCTTTTGTAAATATGGCCCTGCAGGAATATGCAGAAAATCAGGCCCCATCTGTTATGCAGCAACGTGGTATTTCAGAAGATGATGCAATTTCATACATTCGTGAAACCATTGCCAGCGGCGGATATAATATCCACACAACAATTAATACCAATATGCAGGGGGATGCGATAAATTCACTGCAGGTTGGACTTGAAGATTACGGTTTAACAGATGATGAAACCGGAGCGGTGGTAACCATCGACCTTGATGGTGCAGTAAAGGCTTATTATGGCGGGAATACCCAGATTGATATGGCCAATACCCCCAGGCAGCCGGGATCAAATATCAAACCTTTATATTATGCAGCTGGTATCGATAAAGGGCTGATTGGCCCCAATACCTTAATCGCCGATACCAAAACGACTTTTTACGGTTCCTATACACCGAATAACTATGACCACGGTTATCACGGAAATGTGACAGTTCGGCAGGCGCTGATAAATTCTTACAATATTCCAGCGGTAAAAGTATTTGATAAAGTGGGTATAGATTCAGCAATTACTTTTATGGAGCAAATGGGAATATCAACTTTCGTTGATACAGATTATAACCTGGCAACCGCACTTGGAGGGATGACCTACGGAATTAAACCCTACGAAATGGCGGCAGCATTTAACTGTTTAAATAATGGTGGTGTTTACAATGAACCATATTTTACCTCGTCTATAGAGACCGTTGCCGGCGAGGTAATCTATTCTAAGGATACAGCTGGCCTGGTTACCCGAAAAGTTATGTCTGATACTACGGCAACAACGATGATGGATATCCTGGAAGATGTTGTTAATTACGGGACTGGATCAGCGGCAGCACAGATTTACACAACTGCCGGTAAGACTGGTACAACCCATGATAACAAGGATTTATGGTTTACCGGAGTGACGGGGAACCTTTCAACAACGATTTGGCTTGGCAGCCCGGCCAACACGGTATTATCAGGTGGAAGTTATATCGCAGCCGGGATCTATGGTAATTATATGGGTATGGTTATTGATCAGGACTTATTAACCACAACAGAAATGACCAGAACTTCTAACGAAGGTTCAGTCACAAATGTAACTTCAATCGGCAGTGGTGTGACGGTGACTGAAGATAAAGAAGAAGAAAAGACTGAAGAAACCCCGACTGATGAGAATACCGACACCGAAACTCCGACCGACACCGAAGAAGATGTGGATGTAACCCCTGTAGAACCGGAAGTTCCAACGGAGCCGGAAACGCCGGTGGAACCGGAAGAACCAGTGGAACCGGAAGAACCAACCGATACAGGTGATGCAACAACCGACACGGATACGCCGATAACAGAACCGGAAACACCTGTTTCAGAATAA
- a CDS encoding RluA family pseudouridine synthase, whose amino-acid sequence MILKDELINRYDYSSRLIREIKRNGQMQVNGENCWVNRQLKKGDQIEITMPEEKLDGIPTASEFAIVYEDEEILIINKSSYCITHPTGNHQDNTLANYISYHWQENDVQAKVRFINRLDRDTTGLIAVAKNKYVHHYVQKQMSDRRTLKRYLAFVYGKPQKKQGVIRAPIDLLNEDSFIRVVSETGQEAETHYRLVAECENACLMELELKTGRTHQIRVHMHHLGIPIIGDPLYSTEASKDYSDKLGMSHQALHASELKIKLPLRGDFHFKAEMHQNMLELQRKLLNKDEEVRNER is encoded by the coding sequence ATGATTTTAAAGGACGAACTGATCAATCGCTATGATTATTCCAGTCGACTGATTCGAGAAATTAAGAGAAATGGTCAGATGCAGGTTAACGGTGAAAACTGCTGGGTCAATCGACAATTAAAAAAAGGCGACCAGATCGAGATTACCATGCCGGAAGAAAAGCTGGACGGTATTCCAACAGCTTCTGAATTTGCTATTGTATATGAAGATGAAGAAATTCTTATCATTAATAAATCATCATATTGTATTACCCATCCCACGGGAAACCATCAGGATAATACCCTGGCAAACTACATCAGTTATCATTGGCAGGAAAATGATGTTCAGGCTAAAGTCCGTTTTATCAATCGCCTGGACCGTGATACAACAGGCTTAATTGCAGTGGCAAAAAATAAGTATGTGCATCATTATGTTCAAAAGCAAATGAGTGACAGAAGAACACTGAAGCGCTACCTGGCTTTTGTCTATGGAAAACCTCAAAAGAAACAGGGGGTGATCAGAGCGCCGATTGATTTGTTAAATGAAGATTCATTTATTCGGGTGGTTTCTGAAACCGGTCAGGAGGCCGAAACCCATTATCGGCTGGTAGCAGAATGTGAAAATGCCTGTTTAATGGAATTGGAATTAAAAACCGGTCGTACCCATCAGATTAGAGTGCATATGCATCATTTGGGAATACCAATCATTGGTGACCCCCTGTACTCGACAGAAGCATCAAAAGATTATAGTGATAAGCTTGGGATGTCCCATCAGGCCCTGCATGCTTCAGAATTAAAGATTAAACTCCCCTTGCGAGGAGATTTTCATTTTAAGGCAGAGATGCATCAGAATATGTTAGAATTACAGCGAAAGCTATTGAATAAGGATGAAGAGGTAAGGAATGAGCGTTAA
- a CDS encoding 4Fe-4S binding protein — protein sequence MLNAILVPVGVIGVFGLVFGVGLAIASKVFEVYVDPRVPEVRAALPGANCGGCGLPGCDALATNIVEGKAGINDCPVGGPDCAAAIAAIMGMEAGSSVKQVATVICQGSCENAPNRAEYYGEMDCREAMVASGGNKGCRYGCMGYGTCKSVCPFDAIVMGEDGLPAVDPEKCTSCGKCIDACPKSIMKLVPAAQEVRIECNNHDRGKNARLVCKTACIGCGACVKACRFDAVKVENNCAIIDYDKCRQCYECVDKCPMNCISGDLEYGKTTAYIIDENCIGCGLCAKNCPVDAITGEIKKPPYVIDHDMCIGCGICFDKCRKNAIEMRPNKVK from the coding sequence ATGTTAAATGCGATTTTAGTTCCAGTCGGTGTGATTGGTGTTTTTGGACTTGTATTTGGAGTCGGTTTGGCGATTGCTTCAAAAGTGTTTGAAGTGTATGTAGACCCCAGAGTACCAGAAGTCAGGGCGGCTTTACCAGGTGCTAACTGTGGTGGTTGCGGACTACCTGGTTGTGACGCCTTAGCTACCAATATTGTTGAAGGTAAAGCTGGTATTAATGACTGTCCTGTTGGCGGTCCGGACTGTGCCGCAGCTATTGCTGCCATCATGGGAATGGAAGCTGGTTCTTCTGTCAAACAAGTTGCGACAGTGATTTGCCAGGGTTCATGTGAAAATGCTCCTAACCGTGCGGAATACTATGGCGAGATGGATTGTCGTGAAGCGATGGTTGCTTCCGGCGGAAATAAAGGCTGTCGTTATGGCTGTATGGGCTATGGCACCTGTAAAAGTGTCTGTCCCTTCGATGCAATTGTAATGGGCGAAGATGGTCTGCCAGCGGTTGATCCGGAAAAATGTACCTCATGCGGTAAGTGTATCGATGCTTGTCCTAAGAGTATTATGAAACTGGTTCCTGCTGCACAGGAAGTGAGAATCGAGTGTAATAATCACGATCGTGGTAAAAATGCAAGATTGGTTTGTAAAACAGCCTGTATCGGATGTGGTGCTTGTGTCAAAGCTTGTCGCTTTGATGCTGTTAAAGTAGAAAACAACTGCGCCATTATCGATTACGACAAGTGTCGTCAATGTTACGAATGTGTCGATAAGTGCCCAATGAACTGTATTTCAGGTGACCTGGAATATGGTAAAACTACGGCTTATATTATTGACGAAAACTGTATCGGTTGTGGCTTGTGTGCTAAAAACTGTCCAGTCGATGCAATCACTGGAGAGATTAAGAAGCCACCATATGTAATTGATCACGATATGTGTATTGGCTGCGGTATCTGTTTCGACAAGTGTCGTAAAAACGCAATTGAAATGAGACCAAATAAAGTTAAGTAG
- the rsxA gene encoding electron transport complex subunit RsxA — protein MNLVFIVIGAIFINNVIFSRFLGICPFLGVSKQVETAAGMGAAVTFVLAMASAITYVVQYAILDPLNLGYLQTIAFILVIATLVQLVEMVIKKASPSLYQALGVYLPLITTNCAVLGIALLNIQYEYNFIETVFHGIGAALGFTLAIVLFAGVRERLETSAVPKSLEGFPIALITAGLMSIAFLGFSGMQLG, from the coding sequence ATGAATTTAGTTTTTATCGTTATCGGTGCAATTTTTATTAATAACGTTATTTTTTCCCGATTTTTGGGAATCTGTCCGTTTTTGGGTGTTTCCAAACAGGTTGAAACAGCAGCTGGTATGGGTGCGGCGGTTACCTTTGTTTTGGCGATGGCTTCTGCTATTACCTATGTGGTTCAATATGCGATTCTCGACCCCTTAAATCTTGGCTATTTGCAGACAATCGCCTTTATTCTGGTTATTGCAACACTGGTTCAGCTGGTGGAAATGGTTATTAAAAAAGCCAGTCCTTCACTGTATCAGGCATTAGGGGTTTATCTTCCTCTGATTACCACTAACTGTGCGGTTTTAGGGATTGCGCTTTTAAATATTCAATATGAGTATAATTTTATTGAAACTGTATTCCATGGGATTGGTGCAGCGCTTGGTTTTACCTTGGCAATTGTTCTGTTTGCCGGTGTTCGTGAACGACTTGAAACATCAGCTGTTCCGAAATCACTGGAAGGATTTCCAATTGCTCTGATTACCGCCGGTTTAATGTCGATTGCTTTTCTGGGCTTTTCCGGAATGCAACTGGGTTAA
- a CDS encoding electron transport complex subunit E has translation MNFGKNLTRGIIKENPVFVLLLGMCPTLAVTTSAMNGMGMGLATMVVLICSNVVISAMRKIIPDSIRIPAFIVIIASFVTIVGMLLKAYLPALDASLGLFIPLIVVNCVILGRAEAFAFSNGIADSFADGLGMGLGFTLSLTILGSVREILGAGSIFGMSLFGASYEPVLLMILPPGAFLTLGLLIGLINFLSKKKA, from the coding sequence ATGAATTTTGGAAAGAATTTAACAAGAGGAATTATCAAAGAAAATCCTGTTTTTGTCCTTTTACTTGGTATGTGTCCTACACTTGCGGTCACTACGTCAGCAATGAATGGAATGGGAATGGGACTGGCAACAATGGTTGTTTTAATTTGTTCAAATGTGGTTATATCGGCAATGCGTAAGATCATTCCGGACAGTATCCGTATTCCGGCTTTTATTGTAATCATTGCTTCATTCGTAACGATTGTTGGAATGCTTTTAAAAGCCTATTTACCGGCACTGGATGCTTCACTCGGGTTGTTTATTCCCCTGATTGTTGTTAACTGTGTTATTTTAGGACGTGCTGAAGCATTTGCTTTTTCTAACGGCATTGCTGATTCATTTGCCGATGGCTTAGGTATGGGTCTGGGATTCACATTATCTTTAACTATATTGGGGTCCGTACGTGAAATTTTGGGCGCTGGCAGTATTTTTGGTATGTCGCTGTTTGGTGCATCTTACGAACCGGTTTTACTGATGATTCTTCCTCCAGGCGCTTTTTTAACACTGGGGTTATTGATTGGATTAATTAATTTCCTTTCAAAAAAGAAAGCATAA
- a CDS encoding RnfABCDGE type electron transport complex subunit G codes for MENTEAKVKIDWGVVFKLGMILFIISAVAACFLALTNYMTEGTIAEMNEQANIEARQEVLPEATSFEAVDAEELAAFGSAAGIEKAEELVEAFVGMNGSEVVGYTYKTAPGSGFSGTVEVLTGISADGTLSGITILSHNETPGLGALATTEGFRDQYKGLSATEEVAVSKTGVSGNEIQAITGATITSRAVTDGVNISIATYQEMTK; via the coding sequence ATGGAAAATACTGAAGCTAAAGTAAAAATCGATTGGGGCGTGGTTTTCAAGCTTGGAATGATTCTTTTCATTATCTCAGCTGTTGCTGCCTGCTTTTTGGCCCTGACTAATTACATGACCGAAGGCACTATTGCTGAAATGAACGAGCAAGCTAATATTGAAGCCCGTCAGGAAGTTTTGCCTGAAGCAACATCGTTTGAAGCTGTGGATGCTGAAGAACTGGCAGCTTTTGGTTCGGCAGCTGGTATTGAAAAAGCGGAAGAACTGGTTGAAGCTTTTGTTGGAATGAATGGTTCGGAGGTTGTCGGTTATACTTATAAAACGGCACCAGGAAGTGGTTTTAGTGGTACGGTTGAAGTTCTGACTGGGATTAGTGCTGACGGTACACTTTCAGGTATTACGATTTTAAGTCATAATGAGACTCCGGGTTTGGGTGCTCTCGCAACAACAGAAGGATTTAGAGATCAGTACAAAGGTTTATCTGCAACTGAAGAAGTAGCCGTTTCCAAAACAGGCGTAAGTGGAAATGAAATTCAGGCAATCACTGGTGCAACAATAACATCCAGAGCGGTTACTGATGGTGTGAATATTTCCATTGCAACTTACCAGGAAATGACGAAATAG
- a CDS encoding RnfABCDGE type electron transport complex subunit D: protein MNELKFTVSSSPHIRANHSTASIMQNVIIALLPALAVAGYVFGVWALALVAICVISCVITEAIIQKLLKKPVTINDWSAVVTGVLLAFNLPIGAPWWIAVIGSVFAIAIVKQCFGGLGQNFMNPALAARAFLLASWPTRMTSTAYIPVSDTVTTATPLALLKSGELASMPTTLDLFTGLNGVYGCIGEISALALLLGGVYLIIRGIISWRIPVVYIATVAILAVFFGDNPLVHISAGGLMLGAFFMATDYASSPVTAKGQIIYAIGCGLITMIIRKIGGYPEGVSYSILLMNLAAPLIERFTKDRVYGVTKTKKEAKA from the coding sequence ATGAACGAATTAAAATTTACAGTGTCCTCATCTCCACATATTCGGGCTAATCATTCAACCGCCAGTATTATGCAGAATGTCATTATTGCGCTCTTGCCGGCGCTTGCTGTGGCCGGTTATGTGTTTGGTGTCTGGGCCTTGGCATTAGTGGCTATTTGCGTGATTTCCTGTGTTATAACAGAAGCTATTATTCAAAAATTATTAAAAAAACCTGTTACAATCAATGACTGGAGTGCCGTTGTTACCGGTGTTCTTCTGGCTTTCAATTTACCAATTGGTGCGCCATGGTGGATTGCTGTTATTGGATCTGTTTTTGCTATCGCTATTGTTAAACAATGTTTTGGCGGTCTGGGACAGAACTTTATGAACCCGGCTCTTGCAGCTCGAGCATTTTTATTGGCATCCTGGCCAACCCGAATGACTTCAACAGCCTATATTCCAGTATCTGATACAGTGACTACGGCAACACCATTAGCACTTTTAAAATCTGGAGAGCTGGCCTCTATGCCAACTACACTGGACTTATTTACAGGATTAAACGGAGTTTACGGCTGTATCGGTGAAATTTCTGCGTTAGCTCTACTTTTAGGTGGTGTTTACCTGATTATTCGCGGTATTATCAGCTGGCGAATTCCTGTTGTTTATATTGCTACGGTAGCTATATTAGCCGTGTTTTTTGGTGACAATCCACTAGTTCATATCTCGGCAGGCGGTTTGATGTTAGGTGCTTTCTTTATGGCAACTGACTATGCATCTTCTCCTGTCACTGCTAAAGGCCAGATTATTTACGCAATTGGCTGTGGTCTGATTACCATGATTATCAGAAAAATTGGTGGTTATCCTGAAGGGGTTTCATACTCTATTCTGTTAATGAATCTGGCTGCACCTTTAATTGAACGATTTACAAAAGATAGGGTCTATGGCGTTACTAAAACCAAGAAGGAGGCCAAAGCATAA
- the rsxC gene encoding electron transport complex subunit RsxC, with amino-acid sequence MDVKHGTFNGGIHPPYGKESTAGVPLGFGDAPKVVTIPMSLHIGAPCTPVVKKGDQVYLGQKIGEPNGFVSAPIHASVSGKVIAVEEKPHPNGDLVKAVVIESDGLDTVDPEIKPYGSLADMEPDAIKKMILEAGIVGLGGATFPTHVKLAIPPDKHVDCIVLNGAECEPYLTADHHLMLSKPEKVVMGLKIAMKAVGVTKGYIGVEDNKNDAIEALVKAASSESGIEVYSLHTKYPQGAEKQLITAVTGREVPSGGLPADAGVVVLNVGTAAQIAETMETGLPLFKRNLTCTGDAIKNPQTLEVRVGVELQSVIDQCGGFVSDPGKVIMGGPMMGVSQFQTNVPVIKGTSGILCLTKESTKIPEPSNCIHCGKCMTVCPIHLQPLYLAEYSQRNNWDKCEQNNVMDCIECGSCSYICPAKRTLISSIRVAKREIIAQRRKGN; translated from the coding sequence ATGGATGTAAAACATGGAACCTTTAATGGAGGAATCCACCCGCCTTATGGGAAAGAGAGCACTGCTGGTGTTCCCCTGGGCTTTGGCGATGCGCCAAAAGTGGTGACGATTCCCATGTCCTTGCACATTGGTGCACCGTGTACACCAGTAGTGAAAAAGGGCGATCAAGTTTATCTTGGCCAAAAAATCGGGGAACCAAATGGTTTTGTTTCTGCGCCGATTCATGCCAGTGTTTCCGGTAAAGTCATTGCTGTAGAGGAAAAACCTCATCCAAATGGGGATTTGGTAAAAGCAGTTGTGATCGAGTCCGATGGACTGGATACAGTCGATCCGGAAATCAAACCGTATGGATCTTTGGCAGACATGGAACCAGATGCGATCAAGAAAATGATTCTTGAAGCCGGTATTGTTGGTCTTGGGGGAGCAACCTTTCCAACACATGTAAAGCTTGCCATACCACCAGATAAACATGTGGATTGTATTGTTTTGAATGGCGCGGAATGTGAACCCTATTTGACAGCGGATCATCACCTGATGTTATCTAAACCTGAAAAGGTTGTCATGGGTTTGAAAATTGCCATGAAGGCGGTGGGTGTAACTAAGGGCTACATTGGTGTTGAAGATAACAAAAATGACGCAATTGAAGCGCTGGTTAAAGCAGCTTCCTCGGAATCGGGTATTGAAGTCTATTCATTACATACCAAATATCCGCAAGGGGCAGAAAAACAGTTGATCACCGCTGTAACAGGGCGTGAAGTGCCGTCAGGCGGGCTACCAGCAGATGCAGGCGTTGTCGTATTAAACGTCGGTACAGCAGCGCAAATTGCAGAAACTATGGAAACCGGTTTACCTCTATTTAAAAGAAATCTGACCTGTACCGGTGATGCCATTAAAAATCCTCAAACGCTTGAAGTTCGTGTTGGTGTTGAACTTCAGTCTGTGATTGACCAGTGTGGCGGCTTTGTTTCAGATCCGGGTAAAGTGATTATGGGTGGTCCGATGATGGGTGTATCTCAGTTCCAGACCAATGTTCCAGTAATCAAAGGAACCTCCGGTATTTTATGTCTGACCAAAGAAAGTACAAAAATTCCTGAGCCTTCAAACTGTATACATTGTGGAAAATGCATGACTGTTTGTCCAATTCATTTGCAGCCATTATATCTGGCGGAATACTCGCAGAGAAACAATTGGGATAAATGTGAGCAGAACAATGTCATGGATTGTATCGAATGTGGTAGCTGTTCATATATTTGTCCGGCAAAAAGAACACTGATTTCATCTATTCGAGTTGCGAAACGTGAAATTATTGCTCAGAGAAGAAAAGGAAATTAG